The region CGCCGGTGTCGGTACCGCCAAGGTTGCACAGGTAGTCAAATCGGAGTGTCGGATCATCCCGAAGCGCCCGGGCCACATCGCGAAGGTCGGCGGCTTTGACCTCGAACACCGGCTCGGCACGCCCGGTATCCAGCAGAGTCAGTTTGCCGCTGAACGTATTTTGTATGCAGGTCTTGACTTCGTCGTGCGTCATCTTACTTCTGCCAGTCACTCAGCTTCTGCTGCTTGATTTTCTTCTGCAGGGTCAGACATCCTTCGAGCAAGGACTCGGGACGGGGCGGACAGCCGGGGATATACACGTCGACCGGTACGATATGATCGACGCCTTTTTCGACTGCATAGGAGTCGTAGTAAAACGGACCGCCCTTGATGGTGCAGCCGCCCATGGCGATAACGTAGCGCGGTTCGGCCATCTGATCGTGCAGGCGGCGGAGGCGGGGGGCCATCTTCTTGGTGATCGTGCCGGCTACTATAATGAGGTCGGACTGACGCGGCGACGCGCGGAAGATCATCCCGAGACGGTCGAAATCGTAGCGCGACGCGCCGGTACACATCAGTTCAATAGCGCAACAGGCGGTTCCAAACAGCAGGTACCACAACGAGGACGCCTGGCCGTGATGCAACACCGCCTCCAGACTGGTCGTCACAATCGAACCGCCCGGAATGCGCTCGGCATACACCGGAATCTTCTTTATCACACCCACTTGAGGGCTCCTTTTTTCCAGGCGTAAAACAGACCGAACATAAGGATCAGAATGAAGATGACCATCTCAACCAGCGCGTACAGCCCCAGTTGACCGAACGCAACCGCCCAGGGGAACAGGAAGATGGCCTCAACATCAAAAATGACAAAAATGAGGGCGAAGATGTAGAAGCGGTTGTTGAACTGAATCCACGAGTCACCTTGCGGCAACTCGGCGCATTCGTAGTTGAGATCTTTTTCCGGATAGGGGTTATGGGGCCGGATGAGCCGGGAGAAGAAAAAGGTAAACAGGACTATTCCTGTCCCTACAGCGATAAAACAAAGAACCGCAAGATACTCGGTCATGCTGCCTCAACCCTCACCTCGTCGGTCCGACTATGTGACCGAATTCACAATATTTGACCCCGCAAGAAAGCGGGATTTTGGATATTGTCAAGCACTTTTTTGAATCTCCAACCGTACAACTCCTTTATTGCCAATCAGTATGCCCGACAACACGTTTTGCCGACCGGCAGACATTTGTCAGAGTCACGTAAATGGACTAATACGGTAGATTATACCATTATTTTTTCACGTTACGCGAATGCGGTCAATACACGCGCCACTCATTTCTCGATGGCGATCACTTCGATCTCGAGCATGGCGTCCAGCGGCAGCCGTTCCACCTGAATGGTGGAGCGGGCAGGCTGTTTATCGACGAAGTATCGTCCGTACACCTCGTTGATGGCGGCGAAGTCGGCCATGTCGTTGAGAAAGATGGTGGTTTTTACGACATCACCGTAATCCAGCCCGGCGGCTGCGAGTACGGCGCCGATGTTCTTCATCACCTGTTCGCACTGCTCGGCGGCATTATTGCCGATGACTTCCATTGTGGCGGGATTAAGTGGTATCTGGCCGGAGCAAAAGACGAAGCTGCCGCTGGCCACCTTGACGGCTTGTGAATAGGGTCCGATCGCGGCCGGGGCGGTATCGGTCTGAATAACCTGCTTCATGAAACCTCCTTGTCAATCTCTTAAGCATAGCCGGAGGGCCATCGGTTTGCAAGGTTGAAATGCGGCGGCATACCGAGGCACTCGCTGGGGAATCTACGACTATTCCGTTGCGTCAACGGCGAAGATGCGGTATAACCAAGGTAGTTTCAACGGAGGAGTATCACGGTGAGAGCCAGTTATTCGCGGGTATGGTGCTTTTCCCTGCTTATTCTGGGCTGTGGTTCGCCCGTTAACACACAGGCGACTGATACCGAACGGCAGGTCATAACGCTCAACGAGGCTGCGGCCCGTTTCGACAGGATCGGGATGCTTGACAGCGCCTGGATCGCAGCCGACAGTGCGATTCGCCTGAGCGAGGGCGTCCTCGGACCGGATCATCCGGTAACCGCCCTCAGTCTCAACGGACTGGCGGCGCTCATGTACAACTGGGGCCGGATCGAGAAAGCCGAAAGCCTGTATACGCGAATATTCACGATCTGGGAGCAGCATCCGCCGATCGACAGTACCCTATTCGGAGCGGCCCTTTACAATTACGGGACGATTCAGCTGGAGAAACGACGACCCGGCGACGCCGTGAGCACGCTTGCGCGGGCTGCGGTCGTACTCGAGGCCACGCTCGGGAGCCGGGACCAGCATGTCGGCGACGCGTACTACACGCAGGGCGAGGCATACCGCGCCTTGAAAAACTGCGAGTCAGCCTTGCCGGCGTACCGGCGGTCGCTGGAGATCCGCAACACGCTTGAAGGTCCGGCCAACCTCTCGGTTGCCCAGACACTGAACAGTATCGGAGTCTGCCTGGTCGCGCTCGACTCGTTACAAGAAGCCGAACGGGTGTACCAGCGGGCGCTGACGATCGTGGAACAGGTTAACGGTCCCGACGACGTAGCATCGGCATACTGCATGGACAATCTTGCGCGGCTGTATCTGCGTCAGAAACGATATACCGAGGCTGAGCGGCTGTCGTCACTCGCACTCGACGTGTTTCGAGTGACACCGGGCGAGGGGAGTCCCGAAGTGGCCCAGTCTCTGGTCCTTCGCGGGGAAATCTTTCTGGGGAGCGGTCAGTATGACCGCGCGGTGGAATCCTTGCGTGAGGCCGAGGCTCTTCTGATGTCACTGGCCGGTCCGTCACACCGGGCCGTGCTCGATGTACGGAAATCACTGTCTGAAGCGATGGCGTTGGCGGTGGACTCATCGCGCGCCGCTGAGGCGGGCGGCGAACCGGATTCGGCGGCTCCAGATTCAGAATAGCGCTGACGGCGATTCCACGACCGGCGTTTTTCTGCTTGTATCCGTCCGATTTATTCCGTATTGATTTTACATCTGAGTCTTGTCGGTCTCGACGATTTCTCATCATTGATGACGGTCTCCCTCGAATCACAGCACGACAGCGGGTAAAGACTCTCACATCCGTTGTAGACTGGTGCGCCGAGAGCGCCAATACGAATCCGCAACGGTAGTGCAATACGTACTGTGAGAATCCGACCGGTACGCAGGCAGTCGGCGGTTTTGCAGGGGCGTAGTAAGCCCGATGGAAGTCCGAGCCGAGCCTGTGAACGGGCCGATAGCTTGATTCATCAGTGGCATGGGGATTTCACGGTCAGGAGGGTTGTATGAGAGGCAGACGAAGGTTGGCGGCGATCGGGTTGGTGACGCTTGCGCTGGCGGTTGCCGGGGCATGGCTTGCCGGGTGTAGTGACGACGACGACAAAGTGTCCGGTCCAAGCG is a window of Candidatus Zixiibacteriota bacterium DNA encoding:
- a CDS encoding NADH-quinone oxidoreductase subunit A, which produces MTEYLAVLCFIAVGTGIVLFTFFFSRLIRPHNPYPEKDLNYECAELPQGDSWIQFNNRFYIFALIFVIFDVEAIFLFPWAVAFGQLGLYALVEMVIFILILMFGLFYAWKKGALKWV
- a CDS encoding tetratricopeptide repeat protein, giving the protein MRASYSRVWCFSLLILGCGSPVNTQATDTERQVITLNEAAARFDRIGMLDSAWIAADSAIRLSEGVLGPDHPVTALSLNGLAALMYNWGRIEKAESLYTRIFTIWEQHPPIDSTLFGAALYNYGTIQLEKRRPGDAVSTLARAAVVLEATLGSRDQHVGDAYYTQGEAYRALKNCESALPAYRRSLEIRNTLEGPANLSVAQTLNSIGVCLVALDSLQEAERVYQRALTIVEQVNGPDDVASAYCMDNLARLYLRQKRYTEAERLSSLALDVFRVTPGEGSPEVAQSLVLRGEIFLGSGQYDRAVESLREAEALLMSLAGPSHRAVLDVRKSLSEAMALAVDSSRAAEAGGEPDSAAPDSE
- a CDS encoding NADH-quinone oxidoreductase subunit B family protein, translated to MIKKIPVYAERIPGGSIVTTSLEAVLHHGQASSLWYLLFGTACCAIELMCTGASRYDFDRLGMIFRASPRQSDLIIVAGTITKKMAPRLRRLHDQMAEPRYVIAMGGCTIKGGPFYYDSYAVEKGVDHIVPVDVYIPGCPPRPESLLEGCLTLQKKIKQQKLSDWQK
- a CDS encoding RidA family protein gives rise to the protein MKQVIQTDTAPAAIGPYSQAVKVASGSFVFCSGQIPLNPATMEVIGNNAAEQCEQVMKNIGAVLAAAGLDYGDVVKTTIFLNDMADFAAINEVYGRYFVDKQPARSTIQVERLPLDAMLEIEVIAIEK